A stretch of the Gavia stellata isolate bGavSte3 chromosome 11, bGavSte3.hap2, whole genome shotgun sequence genome encodes the following:
- the ACSL3 gene encoding fatty acid CoA ligase Acsl3 isoform X1 translates to MKLKHNINPVLLQFINFIILVYSFVTYIPWYIFSGSRQAIAKAKQVKAKPVNNRPGGAYRSVNSLHCLASVLYPGCDTLDKVFKYAKTKFKDKKLLGTREILKEEDEIQPSGKVFKKVILGKYTWLSYEDVYIKAVNFGNGLAVLGQQPKTNIAIFCETRAEWMIAAQACFMCNYQLVTLYATLGGPAIVHGLNETEVTTIITSKELMQTKLKEIVSQVPLLRHIITVDGKPTTWSEFPKGVIVHTMASVQAMGAKADTGNKQQARPVPSDIAVIMYTSGSTGVPKGVMISHCNIIAGITGMAERIPNLGEKDIYIGYLPLAHVLELSAELVCLSHGCRIGYSSPQTLADQSSKIKKGSKGDVTTLKPTLMAAVPEIMDRIYKNVMNKVNEMTSFQRNLFILAYNYKMEQISKGYTTPLCDSLIFRKVRMLLGGKIRILLCGGAPLSAATQRFMNICFCCPVGQGYGLTESAGAGTITEVWDYTTGRVGAPLVCCEIKLMNWEEGGYYNTDKPYPRGEILIGGQNVTVGYYKNEVRTKKDFTVDENGQRWLHTGDIGEFHQDGCLKIIDRKKDLVKLQAGEYVSLGKVEAALKNLPLVDNICAYASSFHSYVIGFVVPNQKELAELARKKGFKGTWEEICNSPEMEKEVLKVLAEAAMAANLEKFEIPVKIRLSPDPWTPETGLVTDAFKLKRKELTAYYQMDIDRMYGKNVK, encoded by the exons ATGAAGTTGAAGCATAACATCAACCCTGTTCTTCTACAGTTTATAAACTTTATAATCTTGGTGTACTCCTTTGTAACGTACATTCCATGGTACATATTTTCAGGATCAAGGCAGGCTATAGCAAAAGCCAAGCAGGTTAAAGCTAAACCTGTGAATAACAGGCCTGGGGGCGCATACAGATCTGTGAACAGTCTACATTGCTTAGCTTCAGTTTTATATCCTGGGTGTGATACACTCGACAAAGTTTTTAAATATGCTAAGACTAAGTTTAAGGACAAAAAACTCTTGGGAACACGTGAAATCCtgaaagaggaagatgaaatCCAGCCATCaggaaaagtttttaaaaag GTCATCCTTGGCAAGTACACCTGGCTGTCATATGAAGATGTATACATTAAAGCTGTTAATTTTGGAAACGGCTTAGCAGTATTGGGTCAGCAACCGAAGACTAACATTGCTATCTTCTGTGAGACTAGAGCTGAGTGGATGATTGCAGCACAGGCCTGCTTTATGTGCAACTACCAGC ttgtTACCCTGTATGCTACTCTGGGAGGCCCAGCAATAGTACATGGGCTAAATGAAACGGAGGTGACCACGATCATTACTAGTAAAGAATTGATGCAAACAAAATTGAAG GAAATTGTTTCTCAAGTTCCACTGCTGCGACATATTATTACAGTGGATGGCAAACCAACGACATGGTCAGAGTTTCCCAAGGGTGTCATTGTTCACACTATGGCTTCTGTGCAAGCTATGGGGGCCAAGGCAGATACTG GAAACAAACAGCAGGCCAGGCCTGTGCCCTCAGATATCGCAGTGATCATGTACACAAGTGGATCCACAGGAGTTCCCAAAGGAGTTATGATCTCCCATTGCAACATAATTGCTGGGATAACTGGAATGGCTGAGAGGATTCCAAATCTGGG ggaaaaagATATCTATATTGGCTATTTGCCTCTTGCCCACGTTCTAGAGCTGAGTGCTGAACTTGTGTGTCTGTCTCATGGATGCCGCATTGGTTACTCTTCACCTCAGACATTAGCTGACCAG TCCtctaaaataaagaaaggaagcaaaggtGATGTTACTACACTTAAGCCAACCCTAATGGCAGCTGTCCCG GAAATTATGGATCGGATCTACAAAAATGTCATGAATAAAGTGAATGAAATGACTAGTTTCCAGCGGAATCTATTTATATTGGCCTACAACTACAAAATGGAACAGATTTCCAAAGGTTACACTACCCCGCTCTGCGATAG CCTTATTTTCCGGAAAGTACGAATGCTGCTAGGTGGAAAAATTCGCATCCTGCTTTGTGGAGGAGCTCCACTCTCCGCAGCAACTCAGCGGTTTATGaacatttgtttctgttgcCCTGTAGGACAGGGGTATGGACTGACTGAATCAGCTGGAGCTGGAACAATCACAGAAG tTTGGGACTACACTACAGGGAGAGTGGGAGCACCTTTGGTCTGCTGTGAAATCAAGTTAATGAACTGGGAAGAAG GTGGATACTACAACACTGATAAACCATATCCTAGAGGCGAGATTCTTATTGGAGGGCAAAATGTGACTGTGGGCTACTACAAAAATGAAGTACGAACCAAAAAAGATTTCACTGTTGATGAGAATGGGCAGAGGTGGCTCCATACTGGAGACATTGGAGAGTTTCATCAAGATGGATGTCTAAAAATTATTG ATCGTAAAAAAGATCTTGTAAAACTCCAGGCAGGAGAATATGTTTCTCTTGGCAAAGTAGAAGCAGCTCTAAAGAATCTTCCACTGGTAGATAATATTTGTGCGTATGCGAGCAG TTTCCATTCTTATGTCATTGGATTTGTTGTGCCAAATCAAAAGGAGCTTGCAGAACTAGCTCGAAAGAAAGGATTTAAAGGAACCTGGGAAGAGATCTGTAACAGTCCTGAGATGGAAAAAGAGGTACTGAAGGTGCTAGCTGAGGCTGCCATGGCAG ctaaTCTGGAGAAGTTTGAAATACCAGTAAAAATTCGTTTGAGCCCTGATCCTTGGACCCCTGAGACTGGTCTAGTGACAGATGCGTTCAAACTAAAACGCAAAGAGCTTACGGCATACTATCAAATGGACATTGATCGAATgtatggaaaaaatgtaaaataa
- the ACSL3 gene encoding fatty acid CoA ligase Acsl3 isoform X2, with protein sequence MKLKHNINPVLLQFINFIILVYSFVTYIPWYIFSGSRQAIAKAKQVKAKPVNNRPGGAYRSVNSLHCLASVLYPGCDTLDKVFKYAKTKFKDKKLLGTREILKEEDEIQPSGKVFKKVILGKYTWLSYEDVYIKAVNFGNGLAVLGQQPKTNIAIFCETRAEWMIAAQACFMCNYQLVTLYATLGGPAIVHGLNETEVTTIITSKELMQTKLKEIVSQVPLLRHIITVDGKPTTWSEFPKGVIVHTMASVQAMGAKADTGNKQQARPVPSDIAVIMYTSGSTGVPKGVMISHCNIIAGITGMAERIPNLGEKDIYIGYLPLAHVLELSAELVCLSHGCRIGYSSPQTLADQSSKIKKGSKGDVTTLKPTLMAAVPEIMDRIYKNVMNKVNEMTSFQRNLFILAYNYKMEQISKGYTTPLCDSLIFRKVRMLLGGKIRILLCGGAPLSAATQRFMNICFCCPVGQGYGLTESAGAGTITEVWDYTTGRVGAPLVCCEIKLMNWEEGGYYNTDKPYPRGEILIGGQNVTVGYYKNEVRTKKDFTVDENGQRWLHTGDIGEFHQDGCLKIIDRKKDLVKLQAGEYVSLGKVEAALKNLPLVDNICAYASSNWILQLRGN encoded by the exons ATGAAGTTGAAGCATAACATCAACCCTGTTCTTCTACAGTTTATAAACTTTATAATCTTGGTGTACTCCTTTGTAACGTACATTCCATGGTACATATTTTCAGGATCAAGGCAGGCTATAGCAAAAGCCAAGCAGGTTAAAGCTAAACCTGTGAATAACAGGCCTGGGGGCGCATACAGATCTGTGAACAGTCTACATTGCTTAGCTTCAGTTTTATATCCTGGGTGTGATACACTCGACAAAGTTTTTAAATATGCTAAGACTAAGTTTAAGGACAAAAAACTCTTGGGAACACGTGAAATCCtgaaagaggaagatgaaatCCAGCCATCaggaaaagtttttaaaaag GTCATCCTTGGCAAGTACACCTGGCTGTCATATGAAGATGTATACATTAAAGCTGTTAATTTTGGAAACGGCTTAGCAGTATTGGGTCAGCAACCGAAGACTAACATTGCTATCTTCTGTGAGACTAGAGCTGAGTGGATGATTGCAGCACAGGCCTGCTTTATGTGCAACTACCAGC ttgtTACCCTGTATGCTACTCTGGGAGGCCCAGCAATAGTACATGGGCTAAATGAAACGGAGGTGACCACGATCATTACTAGTAAAGAATTGATGCAAACAAAATTGAAG GAAATTGTTTCTCAAGTTCCACTGCTGCGACATATTATTACAGTGGATGGCAAACCAACGACATGGTCAGAGTTTCCCAAGGGTGTCATTGTTCACACTATGGCTTCTGTGCAAGCTATGGGGGCCAAGGCAGATACTG GAAACAAACAGCAGGCCAGGCCTGTGCCCTCAGATATCGCAGTGATCATGTACACAAGTGGATCCACAGGAGTTCCCAAAGGAGTTATGATCTCCCATTGCAACATAATTGCTGGGATAACTGGAATGGCTGAGAGGATTCCAAATCTGGG ggaaaaagATATCTATATTGGCTATTTGCCTCTTGCCCACGTTCTAGAGCTGAGTGCTGAACTTGTGTGTCTGTCTCATGGATGCCGCATTGGTTACTCTTCACCTCAGACATTAGCTGACCAG TCCtctaaaataaagaaaggaagcaaaggtGATGTTACTACACTTAAGCCAACCCTAATGGCAGCTGTCCCG GAAATTATGGATCGGATCTACAAAAATGTCATGAATAAAGTGAATGAAATGACTAGTTTCCAGCGGAATCTATTTATATTGGCCTACAACTACAAAATGGAACAGATTTCCAAAGGTTACACTACCCCGCTCTGCGATAG CCTTATTTTCCGGAAAGTACGAATGCTGCTAGGTGGAAAAATTCGCATCCTGCTTTGTGGAGGAGCTCCACTCTCCGCAGCAACTCAGCGGTTTATGaacatttgtttctgttgcCCTGTAGGACAGGGGTATGGACTGACTGAATCAGCTGGAGCTGGAACAATCACAGAAG tTTGGGACTACACTACAGGGAGAGTGGGAGCACCTTTGGTCTGCTGTGAAATCAAGTTAATGAACTGGGAAGAAG GTGGATACTACAACACTGATAAACCATATCCTAGAGGCGAGATTCTTATTGGAGGGCAAAATGTGACTGTGGGCTACTACAAAAATGAAGTACGAACCAAAAAAGATTTCACTGTTGATGAGAATGGGCAGAGGTGGCTCCATACTGGAGACATTGGAGAGTTTCATCAAGATGGATGTCTAAAAATTATTG ATCGTAAAAAAGATCTTGTAAAACTCCAGGCAGGAGAATATGTTTCTCTTGGCAAAGTAGAAGCAGCTCTAAAGAATCTTCCACTGGTAGATAATATTTGTGCGTATGCGAGCAG TAACTGGATTCTGCAGTTGAGAGGAAACTGA